One region of Streptomyces leeuwenhoekii genomic DNA includes:
- a CDS encoding ATP-binding cassette domain-containing protein translates to MPNTVMSTPIRGGGRPSPAAVSAVGLRKSYGDKTVLDGIDLHIPAGSVFALLGPNGAGKTTVVKILSTLISADGGQAQVGGHDIAASPDGVRAAIGVTGQFSAVDGLITGEENMLLMADLHHLPAREGRRVTAELLERFDLADAAKRPAQSYSGGMKRRLDIAMTLVGDPRIIFLDEPTTGLDPRSRHTMWQIIRELVTGGVTVFLTTQYLEEADELADRIAVLDGGRIAAEGTADELKRLVPGGHVRLRFFDPAAYRSAAAALRGATRDDAELALRIPSDGSQRELRSLLDWLDSAGVEADELTVHTPDLDDVFFALTGSTDQPDHPSRPNQLKGTAR, encoded by the coding sequence ATGCCCAATACTGTCATGTCCACGCCCATTCGAGGGGGCGGCCGGCCGTCACCGGCCGCCGTCAGTGCCGTCGGTCTGCGCAAGTCGTACGGCGACAAGACCGTCCTCGACGGCATCGATCTGCACATCCCGGCCGGCTCCGTGTTCGCGCTGCTGGGACCCAACGGCGCCGGCAAGACCACCGTCGTGAAGATCCTGTCCACCCTCATCAGCGCCGACGGCGGGCAGGCCCAGGTGGGGGGCCACGACATCGCCGCCTCGCCGGACGGCGTGCGTGCCGCGATCGGCGTCACCGGGCAGTTCTCCGCCGTCGACGGGCTGATCACCGGCGAGGAGAACATGCTCCTCATGGCGGACCTGCACCACCTGCCCGCACGCGAAGGGCGGCGCGTCACCGCCGAGCTGCTGGAGCGGTTCGACCTCGCCGACGCCGCGAAGAGGCCCGCCCAGAGCTACTCGGGCGGCATGAAGCGCCGCCTCGACATCGCCATGACCCTCGTCGGCGACCCGCGGATCATCTTCCTCGACGAGCCGACCACCGGACTCGACCCGCGCTCCCGCCACACCATGTGGCAGATCATCCGCGAACTCGTCACCGGCGGCGTCACCGTCTTCCTCACCACCCAGTACCTGGAGGAAGCCGACGAACTCGCCGACCGCATCGCGGTGCTCGACGGCGGCAGGATCGCCGCCGAGGGCACCGCCGACGAGCTGAAGCGCCTCGTCCCCGGCGGCCACGTCCGGCTCCGCTTCTTCGACCCCGCCGCCTACCGGAGCGCCGCCGCCGCACTGCGCGGGGCCACCCGGGACGACGCGGAGCTGGCACTGCGGATCCCCAGCGACGGCAGCCAGCGCGAGCTGCGCTCCCTTCTCGACTGGCTGGACTCCGCCGGCGTCGAGGCGGACGAGCTGACCGTCCACACCCCCGACCTCGACGACGTGTTCTTCGCCCTGACCGGCAGCACCGACCAGCCCGACCACCCGAGCCGGCCGAACCAGTTGAAGGGGACCGCCCGATGA
- a CDS encoding ATP-binding cassette domain-containing protein, whose amino-acid sequence MTVIEVKDLTKVYGQVRAVDRLTFRVRPGRVTGFLGPNGAGKSTTMRLILGLDRPSSGTATIKGRPFTRLDEPLRHVGALLDAQAPHGSRTARSHLLALAASNRIPGRRVAEVLELTGIASAASRRVKTFSLGMRQRLGIAAALLGDPRVLLLDEPSNGLDPEGIIWIRELLRRLAREGRTVLVSSHLMGETASFADHLIILGKGRLLADTPTKDFIAARVKPRVRVRTTEPARLREVLVRHGHTPVESDDGRMLIDGAEIDAIGPLAAREGIVLLELAAEEATLEEAYLDLTAAATEFAARAPQEA is encoded by the coding sequence ATGACAGTCATCGAAGTGAAGGACCTGACCAAGGTCTACGGGCAGGTGCGCGCGGTCGACCGTCTCACCTTCCGCGTCCGGCCCGGCCGGGTGACCGGGTTCCTCGGCCCCAACGGGGCGGGCAAGTCCACCACGATGCGCCTCATCCTGGGCCTGGACCGCCCCAGCTCCGGCACGGCGACGATCAAGGGCCGCCCCTTCACGCGGCTCGACGAGCCGCTGCGGCATGTGGGCGCCCTGCTCGACGCCCAGGCGCCGCACGGTTCGCGCACCGCCCGCAGTCATCTGCTGGCTCTCGCGGCGAGCAACCGCATCCCCGGCCGGCGGGTGGCGGAGGTCCTGGAGCTGACCGGTATCGCGAGTGCGGCGTCCCGCCGGGTGAAGACGTTCTCCCTCGGCATGCGCCAGCGCCTCGGCATCGCCGCGGCCCTGCTCGGCGATCCCCGGGTGCTGCTGCTCGACGAGCCGTCCAACGGCCTCGACCCCGAGGGCATCATCTGGATCCGCGAGCTGCTGCGCCGCCTGGCGCGGGAGGGCCGTACCGTGCTGGTCTCCAGCCATCTGATGGGCGAGACGGCGTCCTTCGCCGACCATCTGATCATCCTGGGCAAGGGCAGGCTGCTGGCGGACACGCCGACGAAGGACTTCATCGCGGCCCGCGTCAAGCCGCGTGTCCGCGTCCGTACGACGGAGCCCGCACGGCTGCGCGAGGTGCTGGTGCGGCACGGCCACACCCCCGTCGAGTCGGACGACGGGCGCATGCTGATCGACGGCGCCGAGATCGACGCCATCGGCCCGCTGGCCGCCCGGGAGGGCATCGTCCTTCTCGAACTGGCCGCCGAGGAGGCCACGCTGGAGGAGGCGTACCTCGACCTGACCGCCGCGGCCACGGAATTCGCCGCCCGAGCCCCGCAGGAGGCCTGA
- a CDS encoding toxin-antitoxin system HicB family antitoxin: MDLTPYVDTLRRELAVAAEAGGEEARALADRLTAPLESATRLTLLNVLSAAMDEITRELAPGSVDVRLRGLDPDFVVTPPAADGGAPAEPAPPVEPLRTPAPADADEGGTARVNLRLPAHLKARAEEAAAREGLSVNAWLVRAVSAAVDGGARPRATEKTRTVGQSFTGWVR, from the coding sequence ATGGACCTCACCCCGTATGTCGACACCCTCCGCCGTGAACTGGCGGTGGCCGCCGAGGCCGGCGGCGAGGAAGCCCGCGCGCTGGCCGACAGGCTCACCGCCCCCCTGGAGTCGGCGACCCGGCTGACCCTGCTCAACGTGCTCTCCGCCGCGATGGACGAGATCACCCGCGAGCTCGCCCCCGGCTCGGTCGACGTACGGCTGCGCGGACTCGACCCCGACTTCGTGGTGACACCGCCGGCCGCCGACGGCGGCGCCCCCGCGGAGCCGGCCCCTCCCGTCGAACCGCTCAGGACCCCGGCCCCGGCCGACGCCGACGAGGGCGGCACCGCCCGCGTCAACCTGCGCCTGCCGGCCCACCTCAAGGCCCGCGCCGAGGAGGCCGCGGCCCGCGAGGGGCTCTCGGTCAACGCCTGGCTGGTGCGCGCCGTGTCGGCCGCGGTCGACGGCGGCGCCCGGCCGCGCGCGACGGAGAAGACCCGGACCGTCGGACAGAGCTTCACGGGCTGGGTGCGCTGA
- a CDS encoding ABC transporter permease, translating into MSSLSLAVRDSSTMLRRNLLHARRYPSLTLNLLLSPVMMLLLFVYVFGDVMSAGIGDGKADRSEYLAYVVPGILMLTIGGTTIGSAVSVAMDMTEGIVARFRTMAIHRASVLIGHVVGSVLQCVAGVVLVGAVAVALGFRATDTTVLEWVLAFGLLALVSLALTCIAVGMGLSSPNAEAASNNALPLMILPLLSSAFVPVDAMPGWFRPIAEYQPFTPAIETLRGLLLGSEIGHNGWLAVAWCAGLAVLGHLWSTSLFNREPK; encoded by the coding sequence ATGAGCTCCCTCTCCCTCGCCGTGCGCGACTCCTCCACGATGCTGCGCCGCAACCTGCTGCACGCGCGCCGCTACCCGTCCCTGACACTGAATCTGCTGCTCAGCCCGGTCATGATGCTGCTGCTCTTCGTCTACGTCTTCGGCGATGTGATGAGCGCCGGCATCGGGGACGGCAAGGCGGACCGGTCCGAGTACCTCGCGTATGTCGTCCCCGGCATCCTGATGCTGACCATCGGCGGCACCACGATCGGCAGCGCGGTGTCCGTCGCCATGGATATGACCGAGGGCATCGTCGCCCGTTTCCGCACGATGGCGATCCACCGCGCCTCGGTGCTCATCGGGCACGTCGTCGGCAGCGTGCTGCAGTGCGTGGCGGGCGTGGTGCTGGTCGGGGCCGTCGCGGTCGCGCTCGGCTTCCGGGCCACGGACACCACCGTCCTGGAGTGGGTCCTGGCCTTCGGGCTGCTGGCGCTCGTCTCCCTGGCGCTCACCTGCATCGCGGTCGGGATGGGCCTGTCCAGTCCCAACGCCGAGGCGGCCAGCAACAACGCCCTGCCGCTGATGATCCTGCCGCTGCTGTCCAGCGCTTTCGTGCCGGTCGACGCGATGCCGGGATGGTTCCGGCCCATCGCCGAGTACCAGCCCTTCACCCCGGCCATCGAAACCCTGCGCGGGCTGCTGCTCGGCAGCGAGATCGGCCACAACGGATGGCTGGCCGTGGCCTGGTGCGCGGGGCTGGCCGTGCTCGGTCACCTCTGGTCCACCTCGCTGTTCAACCGCGAGCCGAAGTGA
- a CDS encoding helix-turn-helix domain-containing protein, translating into MTETEAALRALAHNVRAARTRAGLSLDELGRRAKVSKGALVGLEKAQGNPNFATLVRLADTLGVSVSALLEGPAEGRVRVVSADAVMPLWAGERGSEARLMLTTAGPAPVEVWRWRLEPGEEYPSHPHQAGVVETVSVTAGRMTLVVDGAEHLVEAGQTAAFDGDAPHTYRGSGDETCHLVMTVHLPPGPAPAN; encoded by the coding sequence ATGACCGAGACCGAGGCGGCTCTGCGCGCGCTCGCGCACAACGTCAGGGCGGCCCGCACCCGCGCGGGCCTGTCCCTGGACGAGCTCGGCCGCCGCGCCAAGGTCAGCAAGGGGGCCCTGGTGGGGCTGGAGAAAGCCCAGGGCAATCCGAACTTCGCCACCCTGGTCCGCCTCGCCGACACCCTCGGGGTCTCGGTCTCCGCCCTGCTGGAGGGGCCGGCCGAAGGCCGCGTCCGCGTCGTGTCCGCGGACGCCGTGATGCCGCTGTGGGCGGGGGAGCGGGGCAGCGAGGCCCGGCTCATGCTGACGACCGCGGGCCCCGCCCCGGTCGAGGTGTGGCGCTGGCGGCTGGAGCCGGGCGAGGAATACCCCAGCCACCCCCACCAGGCCGGCGTCGTCGAGACCGTCAGTGTCACCGCCGGGCGGATGACCCTGGTCGTCGACGGCGCCGAGCACCTCGTGGAGGCCGGGCAGACCGCCGCCTTCGACGGCGACGCCCCCCACACCTACCGCGGCTCCGGCGACGAGACCTGCCACCTGGTCATGACCGTCCACCTGCCGCCCGGCCCCGCCCCCGCGAACTGA
- a CDS encoding ABC transporter permease — MSPAAVLRSEWIKIRTLRGTAWSLLAVFLLTAGFAIAGNAATGDSEADSPDFDALFSVFLGLNLGQIAAISFGAMAMSSEYQGGAIRASLTAVPRRGLFYAAKLANVAGLALTMGLVTTFVSFLGGSAFLGDAALGLGDGEALRACLGGAVYLALMALFAAGLTAVLRSGLAVLSILIPFILVVSLVLGETSGSVADYLPDRAGQQVLYVDPPGEPAPLAGLGVTALWTAAAVLAGWWSLRRRDA, encoded by the coding sequence ATGTCCCCCGCAGCCGTACTCCGCTCCGAGTGGATCAAGATCAGGACCTTGCGCGGCACCGCGTGGTCGCTGCTGGCCGTCTTCCTGCTGACAGCCGGCTTCGCCATCGCGGGCAACGCGGCGACCGGCGACTCCGAGGCGGACAGCCCCGACTTCGACGCGCTCTTCTCCGTCTTCCTCGGCCTGAATCTGGGCCAGATCGCGGCGATCTCCTTCGGCGCGATGGCCATGTCGTCCGAGTACCAGGGGGGAGCCATCCGCGCGTCGCTGACGGCGGTGCCCCGGCGGGGCCTGTTCTACGCGGCGAAACTCGCCAACGTGGCGGGCCTGGCGCTGACGATGGGCCTGGTGACCACGTTCGTGTCGTTCCTGGGCGGCAGCGCCTTCCTGGGCGACGCGGCGCTGGGCCTGGGCGACGGGGAGGCGCTGCGCGCCTGCCTGGGCGGGGCGGTCTACCTGGCGCTGATGGCGCTCTTCGCGGCCGGCCTGACGGCGGTGCTGCGCAGCGGCCTGGCCGTGCTCAGCATCCTGATCCCGTTCATCCTCGTCGTCTCCCTGGTCCTGGGCGAGACGTCGGGGTCGGTCGCCGACTACCTGCCCGACCGCGCCGGACAGCAGGTGCTGTACGTGGACCCGCCGGGCGAGCCGGCGCCGCTGGCGGGTCTGGGGGTGACGGCGCTGTGGACGGCCGCGGCGGTGCTGGCGGGATGGTGGTCGCTCAGGCGCAGGGACGCCTGA
- a CDS encoding DUF4097 family beta strand repeat-containing protein, with the protein MPSFDTPEPISATARVEAGSLQFTAGERTDTVVEVRPRDPEKDLDVRTADQTEVACAGGLLTIRTPKSSLFGRTGVVDVTVELPAGSHIDATGAWTQVLGEGRLGEVRVKTSSGDVRLDATGPLKLTASHGSITVDRVEGAAEITTSSGSLRVGLVDGPAVLKNSHGTTTVDAATGELRVNGANGDIEIRRAEDSVTATTAHGTLRVGEVARGAVQLETSYGAIEVGVREGTAAWLDVSSSSGQVRNALTASGAPQDTEDTVKIRARTRHGNIDIRRARA; encoded by the coding sequence ATGCCTTCTTTCGACACCCCCGAACCGATCTCGGCCACGGCGCGCGTGGAGGCCGGTTCCCTCCAGTTCACCGCGGGCGAGCGCACCGACACCGTCGTCGAGGTGCGACCCCGCGACCCCGAGAAGGACCTGGACGTGCGGACGGCCGACCAGACCGAGGTCGCCTGCGCGGGCGGCCTGCTGACCATCAGGACGCCCAAGTCCTCGCTGTTCGGCCGCACCGGCGTCGTCGACGTGACGGTCGAACTGCCCGCGGGCTCGCACATCGACGCCACCGGCGCCTGGACCCAGGTGCTCGGCGAGGGCCGGCTCGGCGAGGTCCGCGTGAAGACCTCGTCCGGCGACGTCCGCCTCGATGCGACCGGCCCGCTGAAGCTGACCGCGTCGCACGGCTCCATCACCGTGGACCGCGTCGAGGGCGCGGCCGAGATCACCACCAGCTCCGGCAGCCTGCGCGTCGGCCTCGTCGACGGCCCCGCCGTCCTGAAGAACTCCCACGGCACCACCACCGTGGACGCCGCGACCGGCGAACTGCGCGTGAACGGCGCCAACGGCGACATCGAGATCCGGCGCGCCGAGGACTCGGTCACCGCCACCACCGCCCACGGCACCCTGCGCGTGGGCGAAGTGGCCCGCGGCGCCGTCCAGCTGGAGACCTCCTACGGCGCCATCGAGGTCGGCGTCCGCGAGGGCACGGCCGCCTGGCTCGACGTCAGCTCGAGCTCCGGCCAGGTACGCAACGCGCTCACCGCCTCCGGCGCCCCGCAGGACACCGAGGACACCGTCAAGATCCGCGCCCGCACCCGGCACGGCAACATCGACATCCGCCGCGCCCGCGCCTGA